A genome region from Vicia villosa cultivar HV-30 ecotype Madison, WI unplaced genomic scaffold, Vvil1.0 ctg.000606F_1_1, whole genome shotgun sequence includes the following:
- the LOC131629806 gene encoding uncharacterized protein LOC131629806, with protein sequence MWKYVLQKRLDVERELDPNALENKEVLELIQEAGLLKTVCNLPKCYEKLVKEFVVNLSEDYGNSRSMDFKKVFVRGRIDEAQLELEVTDNKVGQVITAKKVNSWTLKEKLIARTKAKFDYGTYIFDQTMKHAGSFNVKGPIAFPSSGTHVPDIVMTSAETFKSGAPASKAEVITMLKETCKELEARKISLEKMISTLEMDENEELADGVRMANKDEQDKEVEPEEDVE encoded by the exons ATGTGGAAATATGTGCTCCAAAAGAGACTGGATGTTGAAAGGGAATTGGATCCAAATGCCCTTGAGAACAAGGAAGTCTTAGAGCTAATTCAGGAAGCTGGGCTATTGAAGACTGTTTGCAATCTTCCCAAGTGTTATGAGAAGCTGGTCAAGGAATTTGTGGTGAATCTATCTGAAGATTATGGAAACAGCAGGAGTATGGACTTCAAAAAGGTGTTTGTGAGAG GAAGAATAGATGAAGCTCAACTTGAGCTTGAAGTGACAGACAACAAAGTTGGTCAAGTGATCACAGCCAAGAAGGTAAACAGTTGGACCCTGAAAGAGAAACTAAttgcaa GAACAAAGGCAAAGTTTGACTACGGAACATATATTTTCGACCAAACTATGAAGCATGCTGGAAGCTTCAATGTTAAGGGTCCAATTGCCTTTCCATCCTCA GGTACGCATGTTCCAGACATTGTCATGACATCGGCTGAAACATTCAAGTCTGGAGCACCAGCCAGCAAAGCAGAAGTCATAACAATGTTAAAAGAGACCTGCAAAGAGCTGGAAGCTAGGAAGATATCCCTTGAAAAGATGATAAGCACTCTGGAAATGGATGAGAATGAGGAACTTGCAGATGGTGTAAGGATGGCAAATAAAGATGAACAAGATAAGGAAGTAGAACCTGAAGAAGATGTGGAATAA